From Algoriphagus sp. NG3, the proteins below share one genomic window:
- a CDS encoding C45 family autoproteolytic acyltransferase/hydolase, translating into MQKKKLILLGGISLLLILPLIYIKITVYPAPDFPEISPSALSREEINSTTFRYKNNWLRKNQYGNWESYIEGTPYERGIALGILHKELIQSQETAFVGEIEKLLPSRVLRNVMQLGIGWFNRNLDQDIPEEYLQEIYMVSQSFSDEYAYVGPRFNRILNYHAAHDIGHMAQNMNLVACTAVAQWDFDSGKAEMVLGRNFDFYFGDEFAKDKIVLFVNPSEGYDFVSVTWGGFSGVVSGMNEKGLSVTLNALPSELPSKSATPVSIIAREVVQYAATIEEALAIISKYKVFVSESFTIASAIDQKAAVIEKTPEKTAIFYPQGKELIVANHFQSEEYRNSQLNLDHILDSESTPRFDRMKQLVGQDTAISVANTLNYIRDQKGVEGQDLGTGNPMAINQLLAHHAVIFEPVKKIAYISAAPFQENVFNAYDISSIANMAGLNPLDSPEVDSLRLDQDPFYAGEGFSDFLEYKKLKNDFLTLGKNDSPSQEFIEHWISTNPEYYEPYYILGEYYFRNKDFAQAKNHYEQALTKAIPYRNIKTQIKENLGKIK; encoded by the coding sequence TTGCAGAAGAAAAAACTTATCCTTCTTGGTGGCATTTCACTATTGCTGATTTTACCCTTAATCTACATCAAGATTACGGTTTATCCCGCACCTGATTTTCCTGAGATCTCCCCCTCAGCCCTATCCAGAGAGGAAATAAACAGTACTACTTTTCGCTACAAAAATAACTGGCTACGCAAAAACCAATACGGTAACTGGGAAAGCTACATTGAGGGCACTCCGTACGAAAGAGGAATTGCTCTAGGAATATTGCACAAAGAACTTATCCAAAGCCAGGAAACTGCCTTCGTAGGGGAAATCGAGAAGCTACTTCCTTCCAGAGTGCTGCGGAATGTGATGCAGTTGGGGATTGGCTGGTTCAACAGAAATCTGGATCAGGATATACCTGAAGAATACCTGCAGGAAATCTATATGGTCTCCCAAAGTTTCTCTGATGAATATGCGTATGTGGGTCCCAGATTCAACCGGATCCTGAATTACCATGCCGCACACGATATTGGGCACATGGCCCAAAACATGAACCTAGTGGCATGTACTGCAGTGGCCCAGTGGGATTTTGATTCTGGAAAAGCTGAAATGGTGTTGGGAAGAAATTTTGACTTTTATTTTGGGGATGAATTCGCCAAGGATAAAATCGTGCTGTTTGTCAATCCCAGTGAAGGCTACGATTTTGTATCGGTCACTTGGGGAGGTTTTAGCGGAGTAGTTTCGGGGATGAACGAAAAGGGGCTTTCTGTCACACTGAATGCTTTGCCTTCTGAACTCCCTTCCAAAAGTGCTACCCCTGTTTCTATTATCGCCAGAGAAGTAGTCCAGTATGCCGCCACGATAGAAGAAGCGCTGGCTATCATTTCCAAATACAAGGTATTTGTATCGGAGTCTTTCACCATTGCCTCAGCCATAGACCAAAAAGCAGCGGTAATAGAAAAAACACCGGAAAAAACAGCAATTTTCTATCCCCAAGGCAAGGAACTTATCGTCGCCAACCATTTCCAGAGCGAAGAATACCGAAATTCCCAGCTTAACCTGGATCACATCCTGGATTCGGAATCTACGCCGCGTTTTGATAGAATGAAACAATTGGTTGGGCAGGACACCGCTATTTCTGTAGCCAACACACTAAACTATATCAGAGATCAAAAAGGTGTAGAAGGGCAGGACTTAGGTACTGGCAATCCTATGGCTATCAACCAACTGCTAGCCCATCATGCTGTGATTTTTGAACCTGTAAAAAAAATCGCGTACATCTCTGCCGCTCCTTTTCAAGAAAATGTATTTAATGCTTATGACATAAGTTCAATAGCAAATATGGCAGGTCTAAACCCACTCGATTCTCCTGAAGTGGATTCCCTGCGGCTAGACCAGGATCCCTTTTATGCCGGTGAAGGATTTTCGGATTTCTTGGAATATAAAAAGCTGAAAAATGATTTTTTAACACTAGGTAAAAATGATTCCCCCAGCCAGGAGTTTATAGAACACTGGATCTCCACCAATCCCGAGTATTACGAGCCTTACTATATACTAGGTGAATACTATTTTAGAAATAAGGATTTTGCGCAGGCAAAAAACCACTATGAACAGGCTCTGACCAAAGCAATCCCCTATCGTAATATTAAAACTCAGATTAAGGAAAACCTGGGAAAAATCAAATGA
- a CDS encoding NAD(P)/FAD-dependent oxidoreductase: MRKIVVIGAGPAGVVAASYLAKKGYAAVVLEKEGFPRFVIGESLLPKCMEPLEEAGLMASLLEKGYQKKLGASYYNRKNQNCTFLFSQQFSKSWDWTWNVQRVKFDQDLVDAAEANGVQFVFGSTVTAVTINGEIRNVTYQSDKGADSTIEAAFVIDASGYGRVLPKLFALDKPSIQKPRGAVFAHFVDQKRSGREGDDIFIYPFDDKNSWIWAIPFSDGTASVGLVSDTEQALDFAADDYREYLKFVQNFPLLHGRFAEAAYQRDPTSILGYSVGVKQMYGEGYVLCGNSTEFLDPVFSSGVTLATVSGLLAAKLVEKELNGETVDWQKDYEDEMKYGIEVFRSYVDGWYNGELQTIFFNPKINPLIKRQICSVLAGHVWDMENPFVKKHKTILATLAKVIHIENRTGESVELL; the protein is encoded by the coding sequence ATGAGAAAAATAGTTGTGATAGGAGCTGGGCCTGCCGGAGTGGTAGCAGCCAGCTATCTTGCCAAAAAAGGATACGCTGCAGTTGTTCTGGAAAAGGAGGGCTTTCCCCGCTTTGTTATTGGCGAAAGCTTGCTGCCTAAATGTATGGAACCTTTGGAGGAAGCTGGACTGATGGCTTCATTACTAGAAAAAGGCTACCAAAAGAAACTGGGAGCCTCCTATTACAATAGAAAAAATCAAAACTGTACCTTCCTATTTAGCCAACAATTTTCCAAATCCTGGGATTGGACATGGAATGTGCAACGGGTTAAATTTGATCAGGATCTGGTCGATGCTGCAGAAGCCAATGGTGTGCAGTTTGTATTTGGAAGCACGGTGACAGCCGTGACAATTAATGGTGAAATCAGGAACGTCACCTATCAATCTGATAAAGGAGCTGACTCCACAATAGAAGCTGCTTTTGTTATTGATGCGAGTGGGTATGGAAGAGTGTTGCCAAAATTGTTTGCTTTAGACAAACCATCAATTCAGAAGCCTAGAGGTGCAGTTTTTGCACATTTTGTGGATCAGAAGCGGTCAGGACGGGAGGGCGATGATATTTTTATTTATCCATTTGACGATAAGAATTCCTGGATATGGGCTATTCCTTTTTCCGATGGTACAGCCAGTGTAGGTTTGGTTTCGGATACTGAGCAGGCCTTGGACTTTGCCGCTGATGATTACAGGGAATATCTCAAGTTTGTGCAGAATTTTCCGCTTCTCCATGGCAGGTTTGCTGAGGCGGCATATCAGCGGGATCCCACTAGTATTTTGGGGTATTCTGTAGGGGTTAAACAAATGTATGGAGAGGGCTATGTACTCTGCGGTAACTCTACTGAATTTCTGGATCCAGTGTTCTCATCCGGGGTTACTCTTGCTACGGTTTCAGGTTTGCTAGCTGCTAAGCTTGTAGAAAAGGAATTAAATGGAGAAACCGTAGATTGGCAAAAGGACTATGAGGATGAAATGAAGTATGGAATTGAGGTGTTCAGATCCTATGTAGATGGCTGGTATAATGGAGAGCTACAGACTATTTTCTTCAATCCTAAAATAAATCCCCTGATTAAGCGACAGATATGTTCAGTGTTGGCTGGCCACGTTTGGGATATGGAAAATCCCTTTGTCAAAAAGCATAAAACCATTTTAGCCACATTGGCAAAAGTGATCCATATCGAGAATAGAACAGGGGAAAGCGTGGAATTGCTGTGA
- a CDS encoding 1-acyl-sn-glycerol-3-phosphate acyltransferase — MTKYLPLLLFILVILAGAYSAMNLDIRENLNKSIPNTLDRNALKPVIEKGERTLFLSLDIRGFQNDTYQIDSAGNALIKRLQEDFGGQLTDVQYRSDIDPDIFNSFVQEHMFMFLEESDYEAIDSLIARESITKALLENKELVSSAGGFGMGQNISNDPLHFGQLAYKNLSKGLSLQQVFATEGMFISKESSHLMLNGLLTIDTKDVSQVQVLDEQLSAFKENWNQNANHPTLDYFGSFAIVAANAKQIKSDIILTVTLALLFIVGLLYFYYRRLSTILFFILPGTFGIAASISMVYVFAGGISALALSASAVIMGIVVDYSFHFFSHLSQEKDAIKTRNSIAFPLMISSITTIIAFFSLTFANSEALRDFGIFTGLSLLFTLLFILLLFPHLIQLIGGNTQKKGSEKLDLLVEKFNTERTKQPKWVLFTILSATAFLAFYASDVAFENDLSKLNFYPEELKKKEIAHQNIDPDKEKRITVVAHGATENEAAAQNRLLFQTLTNHPDNTELEVNSIGSFLLPSNEIKQKAESWTSFWEQREEPFTESFTSIADSLGYSSKAFLPFVRKIKTDPPQLNTFEFAAQFESLKKLVIQDQNTSILTTLVFEKEDYPIWKETISAVPGTIIVDGESIAESLVNAVKEDFNLLLIIASVLVFFTMLLVYGRLELTLISFLPMALSWVWILGLSALLDIKFNFINIMIATIIFGLGDDFAIFITDGLQRKYKYGRDALATNKAGILLSSISTIIGTGVLFFGQHPAIRSIAAVSVIGISTIVLLSFVVQPFLYKTLITRRTNQNKPPYTLLELIMSALAFSFFFLGCIISTALTVIVRIIPFWEVKSKKLFVHRLIQFFTWILLKFMVFVKKRYYDFELLDFSKPSIIIANHSSFLDILYIAMQHPKITFLVGPWVYNSPIFGRFIRFADYIPAFQPLEDNLEKIKEVVAEGYSVLIFPESHRSSDGQMTRFHKGAFYLSEVLQIDITPVLLHGLHYCLPKGDYYVKSGYINMKILPRIAPTDSRFGEGYRQRAKNITNYYKAEHARFSQEREDAEYLYVPLNYGYLYKGPVLEWYFRIKYRHEKHNYELIHQELIGKEKIYDLGCGYGFLSYYLHLKNPDRNIIGIDYDEDKVATAANHYLNKGSLQFYTEDITQSKLESADAIILMDVLHYLSPERRILVLQQCLNGLNKDGILIIKDGLLDDSSKHKWTLNSEKWSTRWMKFNKVTDELSFFDLSYIENWAADKQLELIILSESKDSSNTLMAIKKRS; from the coding sequence ATGACAAAGTACCTTCCTTTACTCCTATTCATCCTCGTTATTTTGGCTGGGGCATACAGCGCAATGAATCTGGATATTCGGGAAAACCTGAACAAATCCATCCCCAATACTTTGGACAGGAATGCCCTCAAACCGGTAATAGAAAAAGGTGAGCGCACTTTATTCCTTTCGCTCGATATAAGGGGATTTCAGAATGATACCTACCAAATCGACAGTGCAGGAAATGCTTTGATCAAAAGGTTGCAAGAAGACTTTGGTGGGCAACTTACTGATGTACAATATCGCTCCGATATAGATCCTGATATTTTCAATTCCTTTGTGCAGGAACATATGTTTATGTTTTTGGAGGAAAGTGATTATGAAGCAATAGACAGTCTGATTGCAAGGGAAAGTATTACAAAAGCCTTATTGGAAAACAAAGAGCTGGTAAGCAGCGCAGGTGGATTTGGAATGGGACAAAACATATCCAATGACCCGCTGCATTTTGGGCAATTGGCTTACAAAAACCTTTCAAAAGGCCTCTCACTCCAACAAGTGTTTGCTACAGAGGGTATGTTTATCTCCAAGGAAAGCTCTCACTTGATGCTCAATGGCCTGCTGACGATAGACACCAAAGATGTAAGCCAGGTGCAGGTTTTGGACGAGCAACTTTCAGCATTTAAAGAAAACTGGAATCAAAACGCGAATCATCCTACCTTGGACTACTTTGGTTCCTTTGCCATAGTAGCAGCTAACGCCAAGCAAATTAAAAGTGACATTATCCTCACAGTAACACTGGCTCTGCTATTTATTGTAGGCTTGCTTTACTTTTATTACCGCAGACTTTCCACCATCCTGTTTTTTATCCTTCCTGGCACATTTGGAATCGCCGCTTCCATTAGCATGGTCTATGTATTTGCAGGTGGGATTTCGGCTTTGGCTCTCAGTGCCAGTGCTGTCATCATGGGTATAGTGGTGGATTATTCCTTTCATTTCTTCTCCCATCTGAGCCAGGAAAAAGACGCTATCAAAACCCGCAACAGCATCGCATTTCCTCTGATGATCAGCAGTATCACCACGATTATCGCATTTTTCTCCCTCACTTTTGCCAATTCTGAAGCATTGAGGGATTTCGGGATATTTACAGGTTTAAGCCTATTATTCACCTTGCTGTTTATCCTTTTATTATTTCCACATCTGATTCAGCTTATCGGTGGAAACACTCAGAAAAAAGGGAGCGAAAAACTGGATTTGCTTGTAGAAAAATTTAATACAGAAAGGACGAAACAGCCCAAGTGGGTTCTATTCACAATCTTATCGGCAACTGCTTTCCTTGCTTTCTATGCAAGTGATGTAGCTTTTGAAAACGACCTTTCAAAACTCAATTTTTATCCGGAAGAGCTGAAAAAGAAAGAAATCGCCCATCAAAATATAGATCCAGATAAAGAGAAAAGAATAACCGTGGTAGCCCATGGAGCTACAGAAAACGAAGCCGCTGCGCAAAACAGACTGCTTTTCCAGACTTTAACAAACCATCCTGACAATACAGAGCTGGAAGTAAATTCCATTGGTTCCTTCCTTTTGCCATCAAATGAAATAAAGCAAAAAGCGGAATCGTGGACAAGCTTTTGGGAGCAAAGAGAGGAGCCTTTTACAGAATCATTTACTTCTATTGCAGATTCATTAGGTTACAGCTCAAAAGCGTTCCTGCCTTTTGTCCGGAAGATAAAAACAGATCCTCCTCAGCTAAATACCTTCGAGTTTGCAGCTCAATTCGAAAGCCTTAAGAAACTGGTCATCCAAGACCAAAACACCAGCATACTCACTACCCTAGTTTTTGAGAAGGAAGACTATCCCATATGGAAAGAGACCATCTCAGCGGTGCCCGGCACCATTATCGTGGATGGAGAAAGCATAGCTGAATCCTTGGTAAATGCTGTAAAGGAGGATTTCAACTTATTGCTTATCATTGCGAGTGTACTGGTCTTTTTCACCATGTTGCTGGTATATGGGCGGTTGGAACTGACGCTGATCTCTTTCCTGCCTATGGCCTTGAGTTGGGTCTGGATTTTGGGCCTTTCTGCACTGCTTGACATCAAATTCAATTTCATTAACATTATGATCGCTACGATCATATTCGGGCTGGGAGATGATTTCGCCATTTTTATCACTGACGGACTTCAACGTAAATACAAGTATGGCAGGGATGCGCTTGCCACTAACAAAGCTGGGATTTTACTTTCTTCGATCAGCACGATAATCGGCACCGGGGTCTTGTTTTTTGGCCAGCATCCAGCCATCCGCTCCATAGCGGCGGTCAGTGTGATTGGAATCAGTACCATTGTGCTTTTAAGCTTTGTTGTTCAGCCATTTTTATATAAGACACTCATTACCAGACGTACTAATCAAAACAAGCCTCCTTACACACTGCTGGAATTGATCATGAGTGCATTGGCATTTTCTTTTTTCTTCCTCGGCTGTATTATCAGTACTGCATTGACCGTGATCGTGCGCATAATACCCTTCTGGGAGGTAAAAAGCAAAAAGCTGTTTGTCCATCGGCTAATCCAGTTTTTCACCTGGATCCTGCTGAAATTCATGGTGTTTGTCAAGAAGCGCTATTATGATTTTGAACTGTTGGATTTCAGCAAACCTTCTATCATTATCGCAAATCACAGTTCATTTTTGGATATCCTGTACATCGCTATGCAGCATCCGAAAATCACATTTTTGGTAGGCCCGTGGGTTTACAACTCTCCTATTTTCGGAAGATTTATCCGGTTTGCCGACTATATCCCAGCATTTCAGCCTCTAGAGGATAATCTGGAGAAAATTAAGGAAGTGGTAGCTGAGGGGTATTCGGTTCTGATATTTCCTGAAAGCCATCGCTCTTCTGATGGGCAAATGACCCGCTTTCACAAAGGTGCATTTTACCTCAGCGAGGTGCTGCAAATCGATATTACTCCGGTACTTCTTCATGGCCTACATTACTGCTTGCCCAAAGGGGACTATTATGTAAAGAGCGGCTATATAAATATGAAAATTCTCCCTAGGATCGCTCCCACAGATTCCAGGTTTGGAGAAGGTTATAGGCAGCGTGCAAAGAATATCACGAACTATTACAAAGCCGAGCATGCCCGATTCTCCCAAGAGCGGGAAGATGCCGAATACCTATATGTACCCCTAAACTATGGCTACCTATACAAAGGCCCGGTTTTGGAATGGTATTTTAGAATAAAATACAGACATGAAAAGCACAATTATGAGCTAATTCATCAAGAGTTGATCGGTAAAGAGAAGATATATGATCTGGGATGTGGCTATGGTTTTCTCAGCTACTACCTCCACTTAAAAAATCCAGACCGGAATATTATCGGCATTGATTACGATGAAGATAAGGTAGCGACTGCTGCTAATCACTACTTGAACAAGGGAAGTTTACAGTTCTATACAGAGGATATCACCCAGTCCAAATTAGAATCAGCCGATGCGATTATCCTGATGGATGTGCTGCACTACCTTAGTCCTGAAAGAAGGATCCTGGTTCTTCAACAATGTCTCAATGGCTTAAATAAGGACGGGATCCTGATCATTAAAGACGGCTTGCTCGATGATTCTTCAAAACACAAGTGGACGCTCAACTCTGAAAAATGGAGCACCAGATGGATGAAATTCAATAAAGTAACAGATGAACTTTCATTTTTCGACTTGTCCTATATCGAAAATTGGGCCGCTGACAAGCAGTTGGAGCTAATAATCCTCTCAGAATCCAAAGACTCAAGCAATACTTTGATGGCAATCAAAAAGCGATCTTGA
- a CDS encoding aromatic amino acid ammonia-lyase → MKENLPGDYQRLEDIKRYLRGESGYVLSGVQVERSLRSFRFLSEFSKNKVIYGINTGFGPMAQYRVSDENLTELQYNLIRSHANGSGDFLSPEVTKIIMICRLNSLALGYSGTSPDVLNTLASYISYEIYPAIPQHGGVGASGDLVQLAHLALGLIGEGKAYYKNQLVPISEALLSSGLKPATLQLRDGLSLINGTSCMSGLASINLIHSSTLIYFSILASSVMNELTASYTDSFSEELNGTKLHSGQQFVAQKMREILADGNVLKNRKDHLFNENFINGQEFFSEKVQEYYSLRCVPQIIGPIYDTFSNAKKIVEEEINSANDNPIVCTETENVYHGGNFHGDYISFEMDKLKIAVTKLSMLMERQVNYLMNDKLNNKFPAFLNMGKLGFNFGLQGMQFTAVSTTAENQSLSSSVYIHSIPNNGDNQDIVSMGTNSALMAERVINNTFEVLSVQLLAIAQAIDIDQSYVKLSSASQRLYDFVREEADAIKEDKPNYEALARLKAKLLQSKEGV, encoded by the coding sequence ATGAAAGAAAATCTGCCGGGCGACTATCAGCGGCTAGAGGACATCAAGAGATATTTAAGGGGAGAAAGCGGATATGTTTTGTCGGGCGTTCAAGTAGAACGTTCACTTCGATCCTTCCGCTTTCTGAGTGAATTTTCGAAAAACAAGGTCATCTATGGGATTAATACCGGCTTTGGCCCCATGGCCCAATACAGAGTCAGTGATGAAAATCTTACCGAACTTCAATATAATTTAATCAGAAGCCATGCCAATGGCTCCGGGGATTTTCTGTCTCCTGAGGTTACGAAGATTATCATGATCTGTAGGTTGAATTCCTTGGCGTTGGGATATTCAGGAACCAGCCCGGATGTACTCAATACTCTTGCTTCTTATATTTCCTATGAAATCTATCCTGCCATCCCACAGCACGGAGGAGTAGGGGCAAGTGGTGATCTGGTGCAACTGGCACATTTGGCGCTAGGACTGATAGGTGAGGGAAAGGCTTACTACAAAAATCAGCTGGTGCCTATTTCTGAAGCATTACTGTCTTCAGGGCTCAAGCCTGCCACATTACAATTACGTGACGGACTTTCTCTGATCAATGGTACTTCCTGCATGAGTGGCTTGGCTTCCATTAATCTGATCCATTCATCTACGCTGATATATTTCAGCATACTTGCCTCCTCCGTCATGAATGAACTGACGGCTTCCTACACGGATTCCTTCAGCGAAGAGCTTAATGGCACCAAGTTGCATAGTGGGCAACAGTTCGTGGCTCAGAAGATGCGTGAAATTCTAGCCGATGGCAATGTGCTGAAGAACAGAAAGGATCATCTCTTCAATGAGAATTTTATCAATGGTCAGGAGTTTTTCTCGGAAAAAGTGCAGGAATATTATTCGCTAAGGTGCGTACCCCAGATCATAGGGCCGATATACGACACCTTTAGCAATGCCAAGAAAATCGTAGAAGAAGAAATCAACTCGGCCAACGATAACCCTATAGTATGCACAGAGACGGAGAATGTATATCATGGCGGGAATTTTCATGGAGATTATATTTCCTTCGAGATGGACAAGCTGAAGATTGCTGTGACGAAACTGAGCATGCTGATGGAGCGTCAGGTCAATTATTTAATGAATGATAAGTTAAATAATAAATTCCCTGCTTTCCTGAATATGGGTAAATTGGGATTTAATTTTGGGCTACAGGGAATGCAGTTCACGGCGGTAAGCACTACTGCCGAAAATCAGTCTTTAAGTTCATCCGTATACATCCATTCTATTCCCAATAATGGAGATAATCAGGATATAGTGAGTATGGGCACCAACTCTGCGCTCATGGCGGAGCGGGTAATAAATAATACTTTTGAGGTGCTGTCTGTACAGTTGCTGGCAATTGCCCAGGCAATAGACATAGATCAGAGCTATGTTAAGCTTTCTTCTGCTTCCCAGAGGTTATATGATTTTGTGCGAGAGGAAGCAGATGCAATTAAAGAGGATAAACCCAATTATGAAGCATTGGCCAGGTTGAAGGCTAAATTGTTACAAAGTAAAGAAGGAGTATAA
- the fabG gene encoding 3-oxoacyl-ACP reductase FabG — MRDCCLITGASRGIGKTIAVTLAQDYGFHILVNYSSNEAAALDTVTAIQAIGGTAELLRFRVQEYDETSSTIADWIKSNPESQIKVLVNNAGMTKDNLLVFMEKDDFNSVLDVNLRGTYNVTKAVINHMVRKRYGRIINIASLAGVKGVPGQTNYSASKGGMIAFTKSLAQEVAKRKITVNAVAPGFIATDMTKDLPEEELVKLIPMNRFGTPDEVAGAVSFLVSEKAAYITGETININGGIS, encoded by the coding sequence ATGAGAGATTGTTGTTTGATTACAGGAGCATCCAGAGGCATAGGTAAGACTATTGCCGTCACCTTGGCTCAGGATTATGGGTTTCATATCTTGGTAAACTACTCCAGCAATGAAGCTGCCGCATTGGACACTGTGACAGCAATTCAGGCTATTGGAGGTACTGCTGAGTTACTTCGTTTTCGGGTACAGGAGTATGATGAGACTTCATCTACTATAGCTGATTGGATCAAATCAAATCCAGAATCTCAGATCAAAGTGCTGGTAAACAATGCTGGGATGACAAAAGACAATCTGTTGGTGTTTATGGAAAAGGATGATTTTAATTCTGTGCTGGATGTCAATTTGCGTGGAACCTATAATGTGACAAAAGCGGTGATTAACCATATGGTGAGAAAAAGATACGGGCGCATCATCAATATCGCTTCCCTTGCGGGAGTGAAAGGAGTTCCTGGTCAGACTAACTATTCAGCATCCAAGGGGGGCATGATTGCTTTCACAAAGTCTTTGGCACAAGAGGTGGCCAAGCGTAAAATCACCGTAAATGCGGTGGCTCCGGGATTTATCGCTACGGATATGACCAAGGATCTACCGGAGGAAGAACTTGTCAAGCTTATACCGATGAATAGATTTGGCACTCCAGATGAAGTGGCCGGTGCAGTGTCTTTTTTGGTCTCAGAGAAAGCCGCTTACATCACAGGAGAAACTATCAATATAAACGGGGGGATTTCATGA
- a CDS encoding beta-ketoacyl-[acyl-carrier-protein] synthase family protein, protein MSRVVITGMGIYSCIGKNLEEVLHSLQNGLSGISIDSSREELGFRSRLAGMVDEPDLKAVLNRKQRNTLSEEAKYAVVATEEALAMAGLDIAYFEQHEAGVIYGNDSSAKAVIESVDTIREKKDTTLVGSGSIFQSMNSTVTMNLATIYKLRGINYTVSAACASGSHAIGMGYQLIKAGLQDMIIVGGAQEVNPLAFGSFDGLGVFSIREDDPKASCRPFDRDRDGLVASGGAATLIIESYESAIARGASILAELVGYGFSSNGEHISNPNVDGQVRSIRMALKSADLTADKIDYVNAHATSTPVGDRFEGMALHEVFGSKTPISSTKSMTGHECWMAGASEIVYCLLMMQHDFIAPNINFENPDEVSAKLNIIAHSKKAELTHVVSNSFGFGGTNSTLILKKYDEG, encoded by the coding sequence ATGAGCAGGGTAGTGATCACCGGCATGGGGATATATTCCTGTATAGGTAAGAATTTAGAAGAAGTACTTCATTCGCTTCAAAATGGATTGAGTGGAATTTCCATTGATTCTTCCCGTGAAGAGTTGGGATTTCGCTCCAGATTGGCAGGGATGGTGGATGAGCCTGATTTGAAGGCTGTTTTGAACAGAAAACAGCGTAATACGCTGAGTGAAGAGGCTAAATATGCGGTTGTTGCCACAGAAGAGGCTTTGGCGATGGCGGGTTTGGATATTGCATACTTCGAGCAGCATGAGGCGGGAGTGATTTATGGCAATGATTCATCTGCAAAAGCTGTAATAGAGTCCGTGGATACGATCCGTGAAAAAAAGGATACTACTTTGGTGGGATCCGGATCTATTTTCCAGTCCATGAACAGCACCGTCACAATGAATCTGGCGACAATCTATAAACTTCGCGGGATTAATTATACAGTAAGTGCTGCTTGTGCCTCGGGTTCGCATGCCATAGGTATGGGATATCAGCTGATCAAAGCAGGATTGCAGGATATGATCATTGTGGGTGGTGCCCAGGAAGTGAACCCTTTGGCATTTGGAAGTTTTGATGGGTTGGGCGTGTTTTCTATACGTGAGGATGACCCTAAAGCATCTTGCCGTCCTTTTGACCGGGATAGGGATGGACTAGTGGCAAGTGGTGGAGCGGCGACATTGATTATAGAGAGTTATGAATCAGCAATAGCAAGAGGTGCCAGTATTTTGGCTGAGTTGGTTGGTTATGGTTTTTCATCTAATGGTGAGCATATTTCCAATCCCAACGTGGACGGGCAGGTTCGTTCGATCCGAATGGCCTTGAAAAGTGCAGATCTTACAGCTGATAAAATTGATTATGTAAATGCGCATGCTACTTCTACTCCGGTAGGGGATCGGTTTGAGGGAATGGCGCTACATGAAGTGTTTGGGTCAAAAACACCTATCAGTTCTACCAAGTCTATGACTGGCCATGAATGCTGGATGGCCGGTGCAAGTGAGATCGTTTATTGTCTGCTCATGATGCAGCATGATTTCATTGCACCTAATATTAATTTCGAAAATCCAGATGAAGTTTCTGCCAAACTTAATATTATTGCACATTCAAAGAAGGCTGAATTAACGCATGTAGTCTCCAATTCCTTCGGTTTTGGGGGTACGAATTCAACTTTAATTTTAAAGAAGTATGACGAAGGATAA
- a CDS encoding acyl carrier protein, whose protein sequence is MTKDKVIERINNFLVEEFEVDQSVIEPSASLQDTLELDSLDYVDLVVVIEDNFGFKVTGEDFKSVKTYQDFYDLIFEKVSAA, encoded by the coding sequence ATGACGAAGGATAAGGTAATAGAGCGGATAAATAATTTTCTGGTAGAGGAATTTGAAGTGGATCAAAGCGTCATCGAACCTTCTGCAAGTTTGCAGGATACCCTGGAATTGGACAGCTTGGATTACGTGGATTTGGTAGTGGTGATTGAGGATAATTTTGGATTTAAAGTGACCGGGGAGGATTTTAAATCTGTAAAAACGTATCAGGATTTTTACGATCTGATTTTTGAAAAAGTGAGTGCGGCCTAA
- a CDS encoding 3-hydroxyacyl-ACP dehydratase: MFSAQELENIPVHTLIPQREPIVMISRVTAYSGKQIRTELDIDEENIFLGKNGFSESGMLENIAQTAAAIVGLEALSAGKEVPLGFIGGITKVKVYELAPALCTVHTQVEILHEIFNITLIKGKQFHLENLLLECEMKIVINP, translated from the coding sequence ATGTTTTCAGCTCAAGAATTAGAAAATATACCTGTACATACACTGATTCCACAGCGGGAACCCATAGTGATGATTAGTCGGGTGACAGCTTATTCAGGAAAGCAAATACGAACAGAACTCGATATTGATGAGGAAAATATCTTTCTGGGCAAAAATGGGTTTTCTGAATCCGGGATGCTGGAGAATATCGCACAAACTGCCGCAGCGATAGTAGGTCTGGAGGCTCTTAGTGCAGGAAAGGAAGTGCCTTTGGGATTTATTGGGGGAATCACTAAAGTGAAAGTCTATGAGCTTGCTCCGGCTTTATGCACAGTACATACGCAGGTGGAGATCTTGCATGAAATATTTAATATTACACTGATCAAGGGCAAACAATTTCACTTGGAAAATTTGCTGCTGGAATGTGAAATGAAAATTGTAATCAATCCGTGA